Within Streptomyces roseirectus, the genomic segment CAGCGGACGCTCACCCAGCTCCCGGGTGAGCGCACCCAGCCGGTCCAGCGAACCGGCCCCGAACACGATCCTGGTCGGGATGTCGAGATCGAAATGCATGAGATCGCCTTTCACCGTCACGTTCACAGAAGAACCGCGGCCTCACAGAAGAGACGCGGTCTGCGCGCGCAGCGCCCGCAGCACCGCGCAGTCCCCCGAGGCCAGCAGCGTCAGCGCGGACCCGCCCCCCGTGGACGTCCGCCCCCGCCAGGGCAGTTCGGCGACCGTGTCCCCGCCGAGCAGCAGCGTGTCCGTCCCGGCCAGCACCGGCAGCACCGCGTCCACCGCCCGCGTGTGCCCGAACCGGTACTGGCACGGCGTCCCCGCCACCAACGCCCGCTCGGTGTACGTCAGTTCGGCGGCGGCCCACGGCTGGAGGTCGAAGTCGACCACCGCGTGCCCCGCGGGCACGTCACCGGGCAGCGCGAGCGGCCGGGCGGGCCCGACGGGGTTGCCGGCGGCGTCCGCCGGGGCGACGTACACCGTCGCCGGGAGGTGGATGACGGCCCTGCGCGGCCCCTGAAGGACCTCGCGGGCAACCCGCACACACCGCTCGGGGTCGCTGCCCAGCCAGGACGCGCCCACCCGGTGACCGAGCGCCGCGAGAAGGGTGTTGAGGACGACGCCGCCCGGCACGATCAGGTCGTAGGAGCCGCTCAGCCCCGCGAGCCCGGCCAGCACCTTCTCCGGCTTGCGCCCGCCCAGCACCGCCACCGACCGACGGCCGTCGCGCGCCGCCCACGGCGCCAGCTCCGCGACGTCCCGCACCAGACTGCGCGCCGCCACCCCCGGCATCAGGCCCAGCAGCCCGGTGTTGGAGGCGTGCGCCCGGTGCGCCTTGGAGAACCCGCCCACCGCGACCCGGTCCCCGAGCCGCGCGAACGCCCGCGCGAGCCCCACGTCACCGCGCTCCTCACCCGCGTATTCCCGCGTGTTCCCGAACAGCACCACCGCACCCGGTGCCATCGCCTCCGCGACCCTCGGCGCCTCCTCGTCCGCGCTGTGCGGGTGATACGCCACCACC encodes:
- the pgk gene encoding phosphoglycerate kinase — translated: MGSDARCCDAGGSDGPLAGVPRLADHPVAPGERWILSAGFNTGPELADTGRIDCELADLAALADAGARVAVLSHQGSHRDGSARGLSHIAAYLGRRLGRVVAYHPHSADEEAPRVAEAMAPGAVVLFGNTREYAGEERGDVGLARAFARLGDRVAVGGFSKAHRAHASNTGLLGLMPGVAARSLVRDVAELAPWAARDGRRSVAVLGGRKPEKVLAGLAGLSGSYDLIVPGGVVLNTLLAALGHRVGASWLGSDPERCVRVAREVLQGPRRAVIHLPATVYVAPADAAGNPVGPARPLALPGDVPAGHAVVDFDLQPWAAAELTYTERALVAGTPCQYRFGHTRAVDAVLPVLAGTDTLLLGGDTVAELPWRGRTSTGGGSALTLLASGDCAVLRALRAQTASLL